The genomic window AGCCGAGCGTCGTGAGCAGCCCGTTCTTCGAGTGGACGATCTCCTCGCCCGTGTTGAAGATCAGGAAGTTGCCCGTGCCGTAGGTGTTCTTCGACTCGCCGGGGTCGAAGGCGGCCTGGCCGAACGTCGCGGCCTGCTGGTCGCCGAGGATGCCCGCCACGGGGACCTCGCGCAGCAGGCTCGAGGGCTCGACGGTTCCGTAGACCTCGGAGGACGACCGGATGGACGGCATCATCGAGCGCGGAACGCCGAAGGCCGCGAGGATGTCGTCACGCCAGTCGAGCGTCGCGAGGTCCATGAACATCGTGCGGCTCGCGTTCGTGACATCCGTCGCGTGCACGCCGCCGTCGGTGCCGCCGGTGAGGTTCCAGAGCACCCAGCAGTCGGTCGTGCCGAACAGCAGGTCGCCGGCCTCGGCCTTCTCGCGCGCACCCTCGACGTTCTCGAGGATCCACACGATCTTGGTGCCCGAGAAGTAGGTCGCGAGCGGCAGGCCGACATCCTGCTTGAAGCGCTCGACGCCGCCGTCGGCCGCGAGCCGGTCGACGATGGGCTGCGTCCGCGTGTCCTGCCAGACGATCGCGTTGTAGACGGGCTGTCCGGTCGTCCGGTCCCAGACCACCGCGGTCTCGCGCTGGTTGGTGATGCCGACCGCGGCGATGTCGTGCCGGGTCAGGTCGGCCTTGCCGAGCGCCTGGCCGATCACCTCCCGCGTGTTGTTCCAGATCTCCAGGGCGTCGTGCTCGACCCATCCGGCCTTGGGGAAGATCTGCTCGTGCTCGAGCTGTCCGGTCGAGACGATCGAGCCCTTCTTGTCGAAGATGATCGCTCGCGTGCTGGTCGTGCCCTGGTCGATCGCCAGGATGTAGTCCGCCATGTCCGTTGCGTCCTCTCTGTCGCTTCAGGTTGGGGATTCGTGCCCGGACGTCGCCCGGGTGGAGCGCGTCGGGACGGTCGAGGGGCCGGTCGATCGACCGGCCCCTCGACGGGTCAGAACTCGATGGGCAGCAGCGGGATGGCCGCCCACCCGGCGATCAGGCCGCCGATGATCGGGCCCACCACGGGGACCCAGGAGTACGCCCAGTCGGATCCGCCCTTGCCGCGGATCGGCAGGAAGGCGTGCGCGATGCGCGGGCCGAGGTCACGAGCCGGGTTGATCGCGTAGCCCGTCGGACCACCGAGCGACACGCCGATGCCGACGACGAGCAGGGCCACGGGAAGCGCGCCGAGCGCGGCGAGGCCGCCGGGGTCGCCCTGGCGACCGAAGCCGATGACGACGAAGACCAGGACGAACGTGCCGATGATCTCGGTGACGAGGTTCCACGCGTAGTTGCGGATGCCGGGGCCCGTCGAGAACGTGCCGAGCTTGGGAGCGGGGTCGGGCTCCTCGTCGAAGTGCTGCTTGTAGGCGAGCCACACGATGACCGCGCCGATGATCGCGCCGGCCAGCTGGGCGACGATGTACCCCAGCACGCTCAGCGGCGTCACGGCGACCGTGACGCCGAGGCCGGCATTGCCGAACTCGGTCGCGCCGTTGGCCACGAGCCCGAGCGTGACCGCCGGGTTGATGTGGGCGCCGGAGACGTACGCGACGATGACACCCGCGAAGACCGCGAAGCCCCAGCCGAACGTCACCATGAGGAACCCGCCGCCGAAGCCCTTCGTCTTCGCCAGGGCCACGTTCGCGACGACGCCGCAGCCGAGGAGCACGAGCATGGCTGTGCCGATGAGTTCGGACAGCATCAAGACAGGGAGATTGTCCACGTCGACCTTCCATCCTTTCGCCGAGCCCGAGGGCGGCGCCCAGGGGCGGATGGCGCCCACCCTACTCGCGTGGCGAAGTCACGCGGAAGGGCTGCTCCGCTTTTCGGGAGAGCCCTTTCATGCGCACCGCGCGCGGGAGTAGTTTTGCGAGGGAGTGCCGCCACGGCGTCGATGTGCGAGGGGCCCGGCGCGGACGGCCGAGGGGAAAGGGACGTCAGTGAAGAAGATCATCAACGACCCCAAGCGAGTCGTCGACGAGTCCGTCGCCGGTTTCGCGCTCGCGCACGCCGACCTCGTGAAGGTCGCG from Agromyces aurantiacus includes these protein-coding regions:
- a CDS encoding MIP/aquaporin family protein translates to MLVLLGCGVVANVALAKTKGFGGGFLMVTFGWGFAVFAGVIVAYVSGAHINPAVTLGLVANGATEFGNAGLGVTVAVTPLSVLGYIVAQLAGAIIGAVIVWLAYKQHFDEEPDPAPKLGTFSTGPGIRNYAWNLVTEIIGTFVLVFVVIGFGRQGDPGGLAALGALPVALLVVGIGVSLGGPTGYAINPARDLGPRIAHAFLPIRGKGGSDWAYSWVPVVGPIIGGLIAGWAAIPLLPIEF
- the glpK gene encoding glycerol kinase GlpK, with protein sequence MADYILAIDQGTTSTRAIIFDKKGSIVSTGQLEHEQIFPKAGWVEHDALEIWNNTREVIGQALGKADLTRHDIAAVGITNQRETAVVWDRTTGQPVYNAIVWQDTRTQPIVDRLAADGGVERFKQDVGLPLATYFSGTKIVWILENVEGAREKAEAGDLLFGTTDCWVLWNLTGGTDGGVHATDVTNASRTMFMDLATLDWRDDILAAFGVPRSMMPSIRSSSEVYGTVEPSSLLREVPVAGILGDQQAATFGQAAFDPGESKNTYGTGNFLIFNTGEEIVHSKNGLLTTLGYKLGDDAPHYALEGAIAVTGSLVQWVRDNLGLISNAAEIEELAKSVEDNGGAYFVPAFSGLFAPYWRPDARGALVGLTRYVHKGHIARAVLEATAFQTREVLDAVNADSGVDLTELKVDGGMIANNTLMQFQADILGVPVVRPVVAETTALGAAYAAGLAVGFWSSLDELRENWQEDSRWEPKMEPAERDRQMRLWKKAVTKTFDWVDDDVSHG